A stretch of Brassica napus cultivar Da-Ae chromosome C6, Da-Ae, whole genome shotgun sequence DNA encodes these proteins:
- the LOC106402817 gene encoding probable WRKY transcription factor 40 isoform X1 — translation MDRSSSSSFVDTSLDLTIGVTRMRVEEDSTTSALVDELNRVSAENKKLSEMLTLMCENYNVLRKQLMEYVNKSNNMTERDQTSPPMKRKSPARDDAVSSAVIGGVSESSSTDQEGQYLCKKKQREETVVKEKVSRVSYKTEASDTTLVVKDGYQWRKYGQKVTRNNPSPRAYFKCACAPSCSVKKKVQRSVEDQSVLVATYEGEHNHPMSSQIDSNNGLNRYISLGGHTAPAKGSSSSLAEPVTESKKVTSPSRTDFPEVQKLLVEQMASSLTKDPNFTAALAAAVTGRLYQQNQTEK, via the exons ACAAGTGCTTTGGTGGATGAATTAAACCGAGTGAGTGCTGAGAACAAGAAGCTCTCGGAGATGCTAACTTTAATGTGTGAAAACTACAACGTCTTGAGGAAACAGCTGATGGAATATGTTAACAAGAGCAACAACATGACAGAGAGAGACCAAACCAGTCCTCCCATGAAACGAAAATCTCCAGCGAGAGATGACGCAGTTAGCTCTGCGGTTATAGGTGGAGTGTCAGAGAGTAGCTCTACGGATCAAGAGGGTCAGTATCTGTGCAAGAAGAAGCAGAGAGAAGAGACTGTTGTGAAGGAAAAAGTCTCAAGGGTTTCTTACAAGACCGAAGCTTCTGACACTACCCTC GTAGTGAAAGATGGGTATCAATGGAGGAAATATGGACAGAAAGTGACTAGAAACAATCCATCTCCAAGAGCTTACTTCAAATGTGCTTGTGCTCCAAGCTGTTCTGTCAAAAAGAAG GTTCAGAGAAGTGTGGAGGATCAGTCCGTGTTGGTAGCAACATATGAAGGTGAACATAACCATCCAATGTCCTCACAGATCGATTCAAACAACGGCTTAAACCGCTACATCTCTCTTGGTGGTCACACTGCACCAGCCAAGGGAAGTAGTAGTAGTTTGGCTGAGCCTGTGACTGAATCCAAGAAAGTCACTAGCCCATCAAGAACGGATTTTCCAGAAGTTCAGAAACTTTTGGTGGAGCAAATGGCTTCTTCCTTGACAAAGGATCCTAACTTCACAGCAGCACTAGCAGCAGCTGTTACCGGAAGATTGTATCAACAGAACCAGACCGAAAAATAG
- the LOC106402817 gene encoding probable WRKY transcription factor 40 isoform X2, whose protein sequence is MLTLMCENYNVLRKQLMEYVNKSNNMTERDQTSPPMKRKSPARDDAVSSAVIGGVSESSSTDQEGQYLCKKKQREETVVKEKVSRVSYKTEASDTTLVVKDGYQWRKYGQKVTRNNPSPRAYFKCACAPSCSVKKKVQRSVEDQSVLVATYEGEHNHPMSSQIDSNNGLNRYISLGGHTAPAKGSSSSLAEPVTESKKVTSPSRTDFPEVQKLLVEQMASSLTKDPNFTAALAAAVTGRLYQQNQTEK, encoded by the exons ATGCTAACTTTAATGTGTGAAAACTACAACGTCTTGAGGAAACAGCTGATGGAATATGTTAACAAGAGCAACAACATGACAGAGAGAGACCAAACCAGTCCTCCCATGAAACGAAAATCTCCAGCGAGAGATGACGCAGTTAGCTCTGCGGTTATAGGTGGAGTGTCAGAGAGTAGCTCTACGGATCAAGAGGGTCAGTATCTGTGCAAGAAGAAGCAGAGAGAAGAGACTGTTGTGAAGGAAAAAGTCTCAAGGGTTTCTTACAAGACCGAAGCTTCTGACACTACCCTC GTAGTGAAAGATGGGTATCAATGGAGGAAATATGGACAGAAAGTGACTAGAAACAATCCATCTCCAAGAGCTTACTTCAAATGTGCTTGTGCTCCAAGCTGTTCTGTCAAAAAGAAG GTTCAGAGAAGTGTGGAGGATCAGTCCGTGTTGGTAGCAACATATGAAGGTGAACATAACCATCCAATGTCCTCACAGATCGATTCAAACAACGGCTTAAACCGCTACATCTCTCTTGGTGGTCACACTGCACCAGCCAAGGGAAGTAGTAGTAGTTTGGCTGAGCCTGTGACTGAATCCAAGAAAGTCACTAGCCCATCAAGAACGGATTTTCCAGAAGTTCAGAAACTTTTGGTGGAGCAAATGGCTTCTTCCTTGACAAAGGATCCTAACTTCACAGCAGCACTAGCAGCAGCTGTTACCGGAAGATTGTATCAACAGAACCAGACCGAAAAATAG